The following is a genomic window from Rhodobium gokarnense.
CACGACGATCACCGGCGTCGTCGACCGGCTGGTGCATAAGGGGTTTTTGGAGCGCCGGGCGAGCGCGAAGGACCGGCGGGCGCACGAGCTGCACGTCACCGCCGAGGGGGAAGCGGTGCTGGAGAAAATCGCGCCGGCGGTGGAGGCGGCGCAAAAGATCATGCTGCGGGGATTGAGCGAGGACGAGGCCGCCGAGTTCATGCGCCTCCTGGCGAAGGCGGTGGAGGCCGTCAACGACCTCAGCCGGGCGCCGATGCGGGGGGCAAAGGCGGAGGAAGCAGGGAAATAATTGGGATATCTGGCGTTTCCCGCCATCCGATAGGGGGGGACGACCGCAGCGAACGGATCGGGCGCTACGCGTCCCCTACCCCTCCTCCTCCGGCCAGGTGACGACGCGGTCCTCGTATTCCTCGACGGGGATTTCGTCCTCCGAGATCACCTTGCCTTCGACGGAGATACCGGCGAGCTTGACGGTTTCCGGGTCGCCGGAGAGGAGCGGGTGCCACCAGTAGAGGTCCCGGTCCTCGGCGATGAGGCGGTAGGCGCAGGTCGGGGGTAGCCAGGCGATGGTGCGGACCGTCGCGGCATCGAGCGGTACGCAGTCGGGGATCACCCTGGTGCGATTCTCGTAGTCCCGGCACCGACACGTCTTGTCGTCCAAGAGCGTGCAGGCGACGTCGGTCCAGGCGATCTCGCCGGTATCGTAGTCCTCCAGCTTGTTGAGGCAGCAGCGGCCGCAGCCGTCGCAGAGCGATTCCCACTCGGCCCGGCTCATCTCCTCCAGCGCCTTCTCCTCCCAGAATGGAAGAGGGCGGGGATAAGAAACATCGGATACGGCCATTGACCTTAACGCTCCAATCGCTTTTTCTTTCATCCGAGGCACGGCTCCGAAACCGTCACGGCACGGTCTTTGCTCGCGGCGACAAGACGGTTACATAGTCCAGCCGACCCTGTTCGGCCATCGGCCATCTTCAGGAATTGGCGCACGAAAACGGAACAGCATCGTGTCCGAACCAGACAACGCCCCCGCGAAACGTCCGCGCAAGCGCTTTTCCGCGCGGCTTTTGGCCGCCGACGCCTTCATCGACACGACGGTGTGGCGGATCGGCGACTGGCTGTCGCGCACCTTTTCCGGCTACGCGCGCTTCATGCGCCGGTTCCGGCTGCGCGGCCCGGCCCGCGGCGCCAACGAACTTTTGTCTGAAGCCTTCACGCTCGGCATGGCCGGCTCCGTCGTCATGCTCGCCTTCGCGCTGCCGGCCTTCGAGGAGACGCGCGAGGACTGGCGGGCGACCGCGGATTACTCGATCACCATCCTCGACCGCTACGGCAAGGAGGTCGGCAAGCGCGGCATGCTGCTCGACGATTCGGTGCCGCTGGAAGAGCTGCCCGACTATCTGGTCAAGGCGGCACTGGCGACCGAGGACCGGCGGTTCTTCGACCATTTCGGCATCGACGTCATCGGCACCTTCCGCGCGCTTCTGGAAAACGTCAGGGCCCGCACCGTCGTCCAGGGTGGCTCGTCGATCACCCAGCAGCTCGCCAAGAACCTGTTCCTGTCCAACGAGCGGACCCTGCAGCGCAAGATCAAGGAAGCCTTCCTTGCCATGTGGCTGGAAGCGAACCTGACCAAGCGCGAGATCCTGAAGCTCTATCTCGACCGCGCCTATATGGGCGGCGGCGCGTTCGGCGTCGGGGCCGCCTCCAAGTTCTATTTCAACAAATCCGTTAAGGACATAAGCCTTCCCGAAGCGGCCATGCTGGCGGGCCTGTTCAAGGCGCCGACGCGCTATGCGCCGCATATCGACCTGCCGGCGGCGCGGGCCCGCGCCAACGAGGTGCTGTCCAACATGGTCGAGGCCGGCTTCATGACGGAGGGCCAGGTGATCGGCGCCCGGCGCAATCCGGCCAGCGTCGTCGACCGCTCCAAGCAGGAACTGCCGGACTATTTCCTGGATTTCGTGTTCGACGAGATCAAGCGCATCGCGCCGGGGCCGGACCATGTCCTGACGGTGAGATCGACCCTCGACGTCGACCTGCAGAAGACGGCGGACGAGGCGGTGGAATCGTCGCTGCGCCAGTACGGCCGGCCCTATGGCGTCAAGCAGGCGGCGATGGTGGTGGTGGAGCCGGACGGGGCGCTGAGGGCGATCGTCGGCGGCCGCGACTACGATTCCAGCCAGTTCAACCGGGCGACGGACGCCCTGCGCCAGCCGGGCTCCTCGTTCAAGCCGTTCGTCTATCTGACCGCCTTCATGCACGGCTTTTCGCCCAAGAGCGTGGTCCGCGACGGTCCGATCACCATCGGCCGCTGGTCGCCGCGCAACTATGGCCGCTCCTATTCCGGACCGGTGACGCTGACCAATGCGCTGGTGCGCTCGATCAACACCATTCCGGTGCGCCTGTCGCTGAAGATCGGCCGCAAGAACATCATCGAGACGGCCAGGCGCATGGGCATCCGCTCCGAACTGCGCAACGACGCCTCGCTGCCGATCGGCACTTCGG
Proteins encoded in this region:
- a CDS encoding transglycosylase domain-containing protein: MSEPDNAPAKRPRKRFSARLLAADAFIDTTVWRIGDWLSRTFSGYARFMRRFRLRGPARGANELLSEAFTLGMAGSVVMLAFALPAFEETREDWRATADYSITILDRYGKEVGKRGMLLDDSVPLEELPDYLVKAALATEDRRFFDHFGIDVIGTFRALLENVRARTVVQGGSSITQQLAKNLFLSNERTLQRKIKEAFLAMWLEANLTKREILKLYLDRAYMGGGAFGVGAASKFYFNKSVKDISLPEAAMLAGLFKAPTRYAPHIDLPAARARANEVLSNMVEAGFMTEGQVIGARRNPASVVDRSKQELPDYFLDFVFDEIKRIAPGPDHVLTVRSTLDVDLQKTADEAVESSLRQYGRPYGVKQAAMVVVEPDGALRAIVGGRDYDSSQFNRATDALRQPGSSFKPFVYLTAFMHGFSPKSVVRDGPITIGRWSPRNYGRSYSGPVTLTNALVRSINTIPVRLSLKIGRKNIIETARRMGIRSELRNDASLPIGTSEVTALDMAGAYAVIANGGRKATPYAIQTILNSSGDVVWERERDGPRREQVMPPDKVHELAEILTQVVERGTGRRARLEGILAGGKTGTTQAYRDAWFIGFTGNYVASVWFGNDDYTSTRRLTGGSLPAMTWNAFMKVAHANVKLKSMPGFGDNIDEPGQEPALVASGGDGAEGGGLRNFSLPQKSRDVLAEIERLMRANITRADSRQAVLKPMRVTGPGMTVIAGHEDGSAATRQTQ
- a CDS encoding YcgN family cysteine cluster protein, with the protein product MAVSDVSYPRPLPFWEEKALEEMSRAEWESLCDGCGRCCLNKLEDYDTGEIAWTDVACTLLDDKTCRCRDYENRTRVIPDCVPLDAATVRTIAWLPPTCAYRLIAEDRDLYWWHPLLSGDPETVKLAGISVEGKVISEDEIPVEEYEDRVVTWPEEEG
- a CDS encoding MarR family winged helix-turn-helix transcriptional regulator, with product MPGHLVRRFQQVAVAVFQAEVGAAGSDLTPVQFAALAAARSAPGIDQKTLAGLIAYDRTTITGVVDRLVHKGFLERRASAKDRRAHELHVTAEGEAVLEKIAPAVEAAQKIMLRGLSEDEAAEFMRLLAKAVEAVNDLSRAPMRGAKAEEAGK